The window tatatatatatatatatatatgtgtgtgtgtgtgtgtgtgtgtgtgtgtgtgtgtgtgtgtgtgtgtgtgtgtgtgtgtgtgtgtgtgtgtgtgtgtgtgtgtgtgtgtgtgtgtgtgtgtgtgtgtgtgtgtgtgtgtgtgtgtgtgtgtgtgtgtgtgagggggggtacCTGTAGCTGTGAGTTCAGGTCGTCTCTCTCGGCCCGTCCCTGCAGGACCTCTGCTGCCAGAGCAGCATTCTGGTCCCTGAGCAGGTTCAGCTCCTGGGTCTTCACTGTCtggatctacacacacacacacagttatgtaCTCCATCTGTTTGTACTCACAGTTATGACACACagctatcctctctctcttctcacacacactcacaaccacaGAGATGGGAAACTAGTGGGAATCCGGCTGCTTGAGAGGCCACAcatggacagagacagacatgcagggctggagggggttaGATGGAGAGTACCTTCAGATCAGACTACAGAGCCATGCTGCTCGCATCGCTCACTAGGTCTTAGTTCGTATAACATGCATGTGTTAGTGGTGGTGACGTCAGACCAGGGTTAGTACTGACTATCTGACAGCCGCCCCCAGGACGTGGTATCCCGGGATCTCCTAATGTCCGGGCAAATGCTCTAGTATCAGATATTTCAGGTATAAGTTCTGATCTTCTAGATAGCGTCTAGGTTAGCCTGAGAAGCAGTTTTCGATATGGTTGTCCATAAAGATGAGGGGTTACAGTGATGGTTGAAGGGAACGTAATGCAGGTTCTACATGCTGTAGGTTCTCCGTGTTCTAAAGTACCTGTTCTAGAGCAGCCAGGTTAGTCCGGAGAGCATCGTTCTCCGTCAAGATGctctccacctgctcctgaCTGACGGCGCTCTGACACGCTACCTAAGGCGTCATGaccccaggaggaggaggggcgtttgaggggagagagacagtgcagaaacaaagagaggaaagggagagagagacagagagaaagagagagaggaggacgaaAGAGAAAAACGACAGAACGGGGGAAACAGCAGAGCAGAGTGAGGATGGGCAGAAGAGAAAGAAcacacggaggaggagagaagaaagagaggaagccAGGTTAGGAGAGGTCCATGTGTGGGAGCTGGAGCAGAGCGCTCCTCCAGGAAGGGGGGCGGGTAAGAGCGGCTCCTAGCCCAGGCTGGCCTCCTGTGGTTCAGCTACACACCAGCTCAGTCTGGTGGTCTaatgcacgcacacagagacaggtgcaggtacacaaacacacacagggacaaggaaaggtactcacacacacatacatacatggggATAAggtactcactcactcacacactcactcactctcacacacacacacacccacacaacctcTCTGTTGTCCTCTCCAGCACCTCACACTAATCCATCATCACAGGGGGTCATCCTTAGTTAACCTTTCCATCAAGTGCAAATGAACAGTCTCACTCTAGAGATGACTTCATCGTGTTCAAACTTCCAGACAAAATCCAGAATAAAAGTAGAGCTTACGTAATTCCATGATTGTCTATTTGGGTCTGAATACAGccatgtgtgcgtatgtgagagagtgagaaagaggctTACCTGGTCTTTGAGGGAGTGCAGAGCCAGCTCATGCTCCTTCTGACGACTTTGTAGCTGTTCCCTTAGTTCAGCAGTGGTCTGAAaggacaaaacaacaacatcatgcCGAGAAACACAAACgtgcacccccacacacaggaagtgaggtgaCGTCTGACCTGACTGGCTGCCACCAGGTCGGCCTGAAGCCTGTGGATGCGGAGGTTCATGGAtttactctcctcctcccttttctgCTGGAGCTCGTCGATCTTAGTCCTGCACAGAGAGGGaacatgtgtgagtgagtgagtgagtgagtgaatgagtgagtgagtgagtgaaagagtgagtgagtgaaagagtgagatttacatttacatttagtcatttagcagacgctcttatccagagcgacttacagtaagtacagggacattccccctgagggaagtagggtgaagtgccttgcccaaggacacaacgtcatttggcacggccgggaatcgaaccagcaaccttctgattactagcccgattccctaaccgctcagccatctgactcccgagataacaaaaataaactagtaaaaagagagaaagaaatctaGAGTAAGAGAGGAGAGTCCAGTCAGGATGTATATCCAGATCCTTTACCTGCTGTCATTGTACAGGGCCTCCTTTTCCCCCTGCAGACGCATGAAGCtgcaacacaaccacacacattgAGATTATCATCAGGGGAGCCCGCCCTTACAGGACTTGATCATATCAAACACCACCATGAACCAGAGGGCTGCTACCATCCATCTCATACCTCTCCTGCTTCTTCTTCAGTTTGTCAGAAAGCTGgaagaaacacatgcacacgttaGATGGCACCTTACCTACATCTGATATGTGTGTAAACACGCATGTCCGCTGGGTGTTACCTTGGTTATCTCTTCCTGTAGCTTTGTTATCTCTGTTTGTTTGGATGACTGGAAGAGAAATGAGAAGCGAGAAAGGAGTCGATATTTCAGTTCAACACAACAGTTTCAACCTAAAAGGTCAGGTGCCAAATATTGACTTCCTTTCTTGAACAGAGAgagctgtatatgtgtgtgtgcatgtgcatgtgtgaccAATTACCTCAAGTGCTGTTAGCTGCTCCCTCAGCagtctcttctcctccacctcagtGTTCAGCTGCAGCTCCACCTCTGGTCCAAAGCATTGTGTTATTGGACACAGCGCAGCAGACCAGCCAATAGCACCCTGCTTTACTACACCACAGCTCCTCACTGACACCGCCGCTCCTGAGGGTACGCAACACGCAGCAGGGCTAGCACGCTACATGCAACAAGACTAGCAAGCTAGGCTAACACGCAGCCGGAGCAAACACGGTACTTGTAAACAGTAGGGCTAACACCAGCCCAACTAGCCCACTGCAAGCAGCTAGGCTAATACGCTACATGGAGAGCAAGTAACTCTGCTATGCGAAGCACTGCTATGGGCCTACTAAGCTTCACCAGAGTACAGTGACAAAGAAATCCcggacaaacacaatgtgtgtgGTTTAGATTTAGGATTACAGGTGCCTATCCTCAGCTTTGGTGTTAGTAAAAGCAGATAGCCAGCACctgtatgtcatgtatgtatatgtaaacGGAATGGGCGTGGGCGTAGTCAACGTGTTGCTAGGGCCAGCTGGCCCTGCCCCAGGCAGCCTGCAGTAAGGACCAGTCACACGGAGGTCGGTCTACCCGGCCAATCAGATTAGAGGCATTAAAGAATGTCATGTTGAATTATTTAAGACGATGGAACTCTACTCACCGCTTAGCTCGTTTAATCTCTGCTCCAGCTTGACACACTTTGATTCTGCCTGCCAACACCGAAAACAGTCATGTTTTTAAAGTGACCTGGTATTTAATATTCCACTAGGGGGCGATGTTGTGGGAAAACTGGAAGGACTcaaaacactaacagacagTCATTTAACAAAGAATGAGGGGATGGGAACTCGCTGGAGAACACCCAGCTGTGTAACTCACCTGTTCCACTCTGTCGATGGTTCCTGATGAAGACTCCTCCCCTTTTCCGCTGACGTCAGATTGACACTGGACACCGTTGCTGTcgccactgtctgtctctgtggtgTCATTGATCTGAGCCCTCCTCTCCATGTGCTGTTGAAGGGCTggagggggtagggaggggtggggaggggaggtggagggggtgtggaggtaaagagagggTGGGTTGGGATGACGGGTGGAGAGGATAGAGAACATTGGTTTGTGTTATGTAACAATCATCCTAGCCTGGGCTTTCCATCACCTCACACACATTTCTGTATCTCAGACACTCTTTTTATACCACACAAACTCACCTTGgaacattctccctctctctcgcataCACACAACTTGCTCACAGACAAGGATCTCCGAcaagcacacatgcatacactccAACTCTAAACTCaagacaccccacacacacctgccatcTTCTTCTGGAGAGCGGTATTTTCAGCTTGCAGGCGGAGCAACTCTGCATCTACAGGTGTGGAGGCGGGGCTGGGGGCTGTAGGGGGAGGAGTCTTCCCTTCCTTCAGACACTggttctcctgctccagctgttCGATCTGGGAACACAGCTAGAATccagaggaacacacagaccATTACTTTGTGATCAGACGTCAACTCATTGGAATTCAGTTAGAAATGTAACCTTATACACCCGCTAGCCGTATATTTCATTCAAatgaatacacagacacaccttgGACAGCTCCTGCATCAGGGTGCTGTTCTGCAGTCTGAAGTCGTCCTCCTGGCTGTGCAGTTTCCCTTGCAGCATCTCATTCTCGCTGAGCAAAGCATCCACCTCCTGACGACATCACAGACAGGAGTTTAAACAGAGATAAACGTTCTACTGGGTGACACAAAGTATATAGTCTCCCCAGCAGATAGCATAGTTTAAAACTTAAAGACTAAGAAAAAGGATGTGAATCAATCAATGTAGTATAATACAACTCACCTGGGCTTTTTTGCTCTTATTTAATGCCTGAGgataaaaatgtaaaacaaaaacataatagTTACAGCCCAAACAAAACTCTTTCTATTTACAACTATGACTAGGTGTAGAGTCTAAATTTGAACATCAGCAAACTGTAAACACTTATTATATGACTCGTGCAGTAAGCTCCAGGGGAAAGGCTTAAAAACAGGCATGCTTGTTTTAGGCAGAGTTTAAGGTAGACTCTGTGACACAGAGTTTTTTTCTGTGTCAGATATATGGGGCCATGCACCAAAGGTTGATTTGGTCACAAACACACTATTCCCAGTTCTGGTCAGAGCCTGTAGACGCTTGATCTCTACCTTCTGGGCTTTGATGTAGTCTTTCTCCAGGGTCACAGTCTTCTGACGAACGGCAGTCAGCTCTGAAACACACAGCATTTACTCTAGGACTTTAGGAATAACCCATTCCCTGGCCCCCGTGGGAAATTTCGAGGGAATAGTGATGAACTTAACCTTTCTGGTAAACAGAGATGGATCTCAATTCATGCCGACTTTGCTGTTTGTTAACCTCTTCACTTTTACATGATCATGACCCTGTACAATGACAGACCCAATATACATAAACACCTTACCTGCAGTGTTCTTGCGCAGGTCGTCAGACAACTGGTAGTTCTGTGTTCTGAGTTCCAGCAGCTGAGCCTGAAATAATTGAATACGATAATAATCGTTCAGATTTTATGTTGTTGTTGGGTGCATGACTACAATGAGAAATCATGCTTTGGACTTTCATTATCACTAAGAAGGGATTCATGTCAGCACCAAACAATTAGATAAATAGCTTCCTCGCAAGAATAGTAGCTAGCTAAGTAGATGTCTGTTTATCTCTTTCTCCGACCTGATTAGCAGGCTCGCTAGCACAATATACATTTGTTTACAACATCCAACAATGCATGTTATTCCCGTGGTGAACATCAAGACAATATCGAAGGGTGCTGACACAATCGTGATTATAGCTAGCGAGCACAGGTATCATATTCATCATACAAATATGATATATAACTGTGCTGTTCCGTTaggcagctagctagccaacaaGGAACGTAACCTAGACTATAGACAAGAGCTAATGCTACCCTTGCTAGCTGGCCTCAAGAACAAGCAGCTACTAGAACTGCTGCTGGTGTTGTCCCCGGCCAGAGCTTGATAGTCAGCCATTCATATGTAATTGGgaagaaaatacaaatgtatttctcTAGCTTTGTGTTTGAGTTACGACCTGCATCCAGAAAATGTTGCCCTGGGTTTGGAAGAGGGAAAAAACTGCAAAGTAACAGAAGCCTAGCAATATAACTAGGCTACCTAGTCTAGCTAGGTGGCTGGCAGGCTCGCTAGTTAGCTAGCACGTTTCCTGGTCAATATTTGGGAGATTAAGAGCGACAGATGCATGACAGTGACACCACGCACTGCGAAATGACAGCAATCATTTTGCCATACCTGCATTCGGTGAAACTCCTCTTCGGATAATGCCTGCGCCATCTTCACGCCTAATTGTAGGAgctacaactagctagctacagcgGGGGAGGACACTGGGCGTATGGTCTCCTGGGCTGAGACGGGCGGGTGGGCGAAGAAGCTGGATGTTGGTAGCTGCTGTACAGCAATCCCTTTAACTACGTCTACATAAATCCACCACTAGGATCTCTGCACTATGCATTCTGAGTATATATGTAGCGTTGAATAACAAAGGCCGAAATCCATAAAATATACGTCTGTCTTTAGGGTCAAGGACGTTGCTTGTAGGCTTTACGCCTCATAGTGACAGTTGCTACTACACCTGTACGGTAGGTGGCGTCCTCTTCTGGAGGTTAAAGCGGTTCTCAAGGTCTGAGGTTAGGGCTACCAACCAAATATTCATATAATGTTcgtttatatttttatatagttTATGTTTATATCATGTAAGCTTTATAGTAGCCCATATAAAAGCTTCAAATACTTTCCTAAGATGATGTTCATTTCGACTGGCATTCAAATGCAACAGTTGTCTTCAGTTTGCCCTCAATTGTGAGCAGAAACTCTCATGCGGACATCCAACAAGGGGTCTTATGGCATCGCGCACTTCATGTCAGGACTAGCTATCCACAGGGTTACAGACCACAATGTCAACTTCACCAGTCGTTTATTCAATTATCCAAGTGAAACCAAGAGACAAATTTATCACATTACTTCCGAGGCCTCCAATCTGACCCCTCTATAAAGCACACACGACTCATTTAAAGTGTGTGGCCTATATATCTACCCCTGAATCTAATGAGGTTTTTATAATTTCATTTATCAGGTCGGCATAAAAATATGCCTATGCAGTGATTTATAAATGTCAATTAAATGTAAGTTTTTCTGATAGAGCGCATGAAAGACGAGGATGAACAACAAAGTTGTGCATTGGCGTCAGGTAAGCATAAAACGAAAGAGTCAAAATAGGCTTTAGGATAGGTCTAATGAAGCTTGATGATAGCGCTGCGCTTGAAAATCAACGCGGAAACCGTTCTTCTGTTGACAAGGAAATAGGCTACTCACTTTACACTGCCCTGACTGAAATCAGAAGAACTTTTAATTCTAGTGCCACGATCAGTCAGACTCGGCTAGCCTATCTATCCACCGATGGAGCTACATGCAAAGTTCGTGGACCAGATGAAATGCCTTTCAACTGGCAGCATCGCTTCAGAGTACAGCGTGAGTGACAGATCCATGTTTTAGGCTAGCCATTTTTTGTCTACCTTTATAAAATAAGGTGTCCTCATAATTATGATTCTATAGGCCTACGAATGTTTTCTCTGACTCTGACATAATCATTTTAAAACAGTCCTCTCATCATCTGTGTGCGGTTGTAATTGTAAATGCCAATGTTAAAAGGAACGTGGAATTGTTTTAATAATGTAGCAAAGAGCACCTGTGTAGGCTGCAGCTGAATTCTGCAATAATAGAGTCCGATAAGCAATAACAAATTAATGTCCACGTGTACAGTGACATGTTCCCAGTAGACCTAATAGGCTATAAATGGAAAATGTTGTATTGACTCAACATTGAACCGAATGTAGAAATTAGCAGAAGTCGCTGCTTTCTCCTGTGGATCATTGTTTCAGTCATCGGACTGAccttttcattaattaatacattttaaaacattgCATATTGTTAATAGACTGCACTGTTTGGTAGTACGTTGTActgggtatttgtgtgtgtgtgtgtgtgtgtgtgtgtatgtgtgtgtgcgtgtgtgtgtgtgtgtgcgtgtgtgtgtgtgtgtgtgtgtgtgtgtgtgtgtgtgtgtgtgtgtggacttgtTTAGCTATTCTTGTAGGTACCAGAAGTTCTAAATAACTCACTGTTGCCTGTCACTGTCAGAAACGAAATCACCACAACCTATTTTTCTTAGTGTCGGTCTCTGTGGTACTGTCCTTGTGTCTAcctccccatctctttctctgcctcaaaGTGTTATTTCTGTTTTGTGTCGGTAGACCATTCGATCCCAGACCTTAGTTGTCAAGCGAAACCTAGGCCTGACGACTGAGTCCGGAGGACGGAAGGAGAACGTGAAGAAGAACCGCTACAAAGACATCTTGCCCTGTACGCATCACTTCTCTTTACTATAAAAAGGGTCGTTGGGGTTCATGTtatcatagagagagaggacttgAATGATTAGTTGATTATGTTTTTaacattatttttttcttaCACAATGCCTTGCTCAACAATGGCAGAACAAGATTAAGTGAAATCTGAAATTGTGTACTAAAATCAACATCTAATGTACCAACGTCTGGTGTACCCCTTATTCTGTACCGCTGCACAATACCTTTTTACATCTCTCCTGTCATTTgttttgcttgctttttctctaCCTCACACACTTCACCTCATGTATCtctatgtttctctctttcctctctctctctgtctcaccatcTCCCAGATGACCAGACTCGTGTGGTGCTAAATCCACTGACCAGTCCCTTTGACTCTGACTACATCAATGCGAACTTCATTCAGGTATGACTTCCCTCTGGCTCCAACAGCTCCTGGCCCTgtctcaatatttttttttactccttGCTTCCTGCTCTCCACACACTGAACAAACCACTGATCTACCCTAACCTGTTAGTTGAGCACTATGCCAGGGAAATGTTAACAGCTTCCTCAAGTGGAATGATACATGACTCCTGTGTTGAAACAGGACTCTGTCACTCAGCTATAGCTATTAGtgtctacatttacatgtattgatttagcagatgcttttatacaaagcgaattccaagagagagctttacaaaagtgcataggtcattgatcataacaacaagatagccccaaacattgcgggtagccaaaacatgaagcatacattgtgaaaaaccaaataagtgccaaagggaagaaccataagagcatgaagTTAAACAAgtcacaattaaacaacatgaacctcaaaaagtgcaagagagtacttgtagaaaagcaagcaacagtaaaatatttcacagcgagtacttTTTTagatcagttacaactaaccaacaagagcatcaagtctctcaataagagtcattatgatcctggaggaaactaacatcaggtccagcaaatcattcctaagtaccgttgtactcccggaacaaatgCGTCTTAAGCCGTGTCTCTGGTCAATACTTAAGATTCTAGAGTTGTGGGCATAGTAGACTGTTATAAAGCAGTTATTCTGTGCTTTATCTCCTTTTATCCATCAGGGGGCGACAGAGACTAAAATGTACATTGCCACCCAGGGTCCTCTGAGAGCCACACTGGAGGACTTCTGGAGGATGATCTGGCAGTACGAGGTCAAGGTAGGAAGCAACCGTTGAGTATATGTGTAGCATTTTTTATTATCTGAGATACATTTTTGATGCTTTTCTGATCCCTGTTTTAGGTCATAATGATGGCATGCCGAGAGATAGAAATGGGAAAGGTATTTAATATTGTAAAATGAATCAATAATGATTTGATAATTATTTTTCAGAAAATGCCCTTAACATATGTCTTTGAAGTAGAACTGAATTGTTGAACTGaactctgtctcttttcctgtctctcctcctctccatctcacctcctctatctctcctatctatctctcctctatctctcctcctctctacctctcctctctatctctcctcctctttatctctactctctgtctctcctcctctctatcactcctcctctatctctcctctctgtctctcctcttctctctcctcctctctctcctcctcctctctcctcctctctcctcccctctatctgtcctcctctctatctctcctcccctctatctctcctcctctctctcctcctcttctctcctcccctctatctctcctcctctctctcctcctcttctctcctcccttctatctctcctcctctatctctcctcctctctgtctctcctcctctttgtctctcctcctctctcttggtttgtctgtccctctctc of the Hypomesus transpacificus isolate Combined female chromosome 18, fHypTra1, whole genome shotgun sequence genome contains:
- the LOC124480607 gene encoding GRIP1-associated protein 1-like isoform X1 encodes the protein MAQALSEEEFHRMQAQLLELRTQNYQLSDDLRKNTAELTAVRQKTVTLEKDYIKAQKALNKSKKAQEVDALLSENEMLQGKLHSQEDDFRLQNSTLMQELSKLCSQIEQLEQENQCLKEGKTPPPTAPSPASTPVDAELLRLQAENTALQKKMAALQQHMERRAQINDTTETDSGDSNGVQCQSDVSGKGEESSSGTIDRVEQAESKCVKLEQRLNELSGAAVSVRSCGVVKQGAIGWSAALCPITQCFGPEVELQLNTEVEEKRLLREQLTALESSKQTEITKLQEEITKLSDKLKKKQESFMRLQGEKEALYNDSRTKIDELQQKREEESKSMNLRIHRLQADLVAASQTTAELREQLQSRQKEHELALHSLKDQVACQSAVSQEQVESILTENDALRTNLAALEQIQTVKTQELNLLRDQNAALAAEVLQGRAERDDLNSQLQESSFANSKLLEQLTEEGQDKDRLQRELEDAKKTAEKRKAMLDELAMELNQEKHRHKEELSDVRLQQEKEVLGVRARYEKELRGLHEEKNRTEEEIRGQLREEKARCRELEGLQQSVEELQAQVQAMEGTKGWFERRLKEAEENMEKNTLEHQENIEKLQKEHDVQLEEKEANTEQVRQLLTAVEKERDEHNHTIGKLKQEVKDTVDGQRILEKKGSAALKDLKRQLQLERKRADKLQERLQEILTNTKTRTGLEELVLSEISSPSRTQQTGDSSSVSSFSYREMMKEGAAPQTSTKSNTGSPQSQRPADLSDDEVSELFQRLAEVQQEKWMLEEKVKHLEVSCSSMADDICKKSAIIETYVMESRIGMELSLSSSLSLFVCLFSLSLPVSFTLYFLSLPLIAYQHGCLFVGHRPPGV